The Vannielia litorea genome segment AGGGTCTGGGCTGCGGCCGATGTGGCCAGCAGGGCGAAGAGTGTGGAGAGGCGGAGGGGCATTGGCATGGTCGGCGCGTTCGATTGGTGGGTCTCACCCACCCTGAGCCGGGTGGGTGACGGGTTCATGCCGGGGTTACGCGCGAGACCCCGGATTTATTCGCAGTGCTACTCGGCGTCCGCAGCGGTGGAGGCGTTGATCTGGGCGTAGTTCTGCTCGCCGACGCGGTCGTGCAGGTCGAGCTGGGTTTCGAGGAAGTCGATGTGGCCCTCTTCATCGGCCATCAGCTCCTCGAAGAGGTTCTTGGAGACGTAGTCGCCGACCTCCTCGCAATGGTCGCGAGCCTCCTTGTAGAGCGTCCGCGCCTCGTGCTCGGCAGCCAGATCGGCTTCAAGCATCTCCTTGGGGGTCTCGCCAATGCGCAGCGGATCGAGCTTTTGCAGGTTGGGGTGACCCTCGAGAAAGAGGATGCGGGTGATCAGCTTGTCGGCGTGATGCATCTCTTCGATGCTTTCCTCGCGCGACTTGTCGGCCAGACCTTTCAGGCCCATGTCGTCCTGCATCCGGTAGTGCAACCAGTACTGGTTGACGGCCGTAAGCTCGGACCGGAGTGCTGCGTTCAGGTATTCGATGACCTTTGCGTCGCCTTTCATGCGCTCTTTCCTCTCCTGCGATGCGTTCCGAGGCCGCGCAACTCGGGCGGAACCTCCAGATTGGTATTAGCACGCATCGTGGAGAGAAACAGGGGCATACATCCGCCGCAGTCGGCGCGTTTGCCGAGGGCGTGGTAGATCTTACCGGGGGTGATGATGGTTTCGGGGTCGGCGGCACGCATCCAGTCGATGGCGGCGTGGATGTCGCGGTCGTTGATGCTTTGGCAGTGGCAGACGATCATTTCGGCAGGCCCGGGGCTGGCTGTTTTGAGGTGTCAGCGGGGGCGCGTTGCGGCGCCCCCGGTATTCATCAGTGTTTCGGGTGAGCGGATTTGGCGCACCCACCCGAGCGCGGTTTACTGGAAGACGGCGTCGGGCTGGTCGAGGCTGTCGGAGCCTTCAACCTCGATACCGTCGAGGCCGAGTGCGGTGACTGCCCGCTCGATGGAGCGGGTCTGGGCCACGAGCGCATCGACCGCGCCCATCACCAGCGCTTCGCCTTCCGCATTCCCGGCGGCCAGCATCTGGTCGTAGGAATAGCCGGCTTCGGCAGCGGTTTTGATCTGACCCAGCTCGCGCATGGTGTGGGCCAGCGCGGCGGTCAGCTCGGCATCGAGCGACGGATCGGCTGCGGCCACGAGGGAGGCCAGGCTTTCGCCCGAAACAACCGACCCGTCGACCCGCTGATACTCACCCAGGTAAACGTTCTGGATGCCCAGACCGTCGTAGTAATGCGAGTTGTGGGTGTTGTCGGAGAAGCAGTCATGCTCCTCCTCGGGATCGTGCAGCATGACGCCGAGCTTCATCCGCTCACCGGCCTGTTCGCCGTAGGAGAGCGAACCCATGCCGGTGAGGATGGCGGTGAGGCCTGCGGTCTCGTCGCTGGTCACGGCGGTGTGGCCTTCGCCGCCTTCGGACCAGGCTGCAACGATCTCTTCGAGGTCGGTCACCAGCAGGTCGGTCGCGGCCTTGAGGTAGGCAGCGCGGCGGTCGCAGTTGCCGCCAGTGCAGGCGTCACCCGAGGCGTAATCAGTGAAGGGCCGGTTGCCAGCGCCGTTCTCGGTGCCGTTCAGGTCCTGGCCCCAGAGCAGGAATTCGATGGCGTGGTAGCCGGTGGCCACGTTGGCCTCGATCTCGTCGGCCTCGTGCAGGGTGCCCGAGAGCAGCGCGGGGGTGATCTCGGTGGCGTCGATCTCCTCGCCGGAGATGGTCAGCGTGGGGTTGGCCACCACGTTGAGCCCGCCCAGCGGGTTCTCGTCGGTCGCGCCGCCGCCGTCGACATAGTCGATCAGCCCCTCGTCGAGCGGCCATGCGTTGACCTTGCCTTCCCAGTCGTCGACCACCGCGTTGCCGAAGCGGAAGACCTCGGTCTGCTGGTAGGGCACGCGGGCGGCGAGCCATGCGTGCTTGGCGGCTTCCAGCGTGACATCGGAGGGCGAGGCGATGAGCGCGTCGACGGCAGACTGGAGCGTCTGCGCGGTTGCCAGGCTGTCCTCATACCCGGCTTGGGCGATGTCAGCGTAGTTGGCGAGCACCTCTGCAGGGCCTGCGAGCGCGGGAAGCGGCGCGGCGATGGCCGTGGCGAGGAGCGTGGCTTTGAGCTTGGAAGTCATTGATCTTTACTGTCCTGTTGGCTTTGGTCGTTCAGTTGGTTTCAGTGCAATGCCCGGGGTGCGGATAGCATCTCGGCCATGTGGTTGAGCGCGAGCCCGGCGCGGGCAGCGGCCCCCAGCAGCCCGAGCGGCGGGCGCCCGGAGAAGAGGTGCAGGGCAAAGCCCATCGCGGCCTCCTCGTCGCCTGCCGCGGATGCAGAGAGCAGATGGGCAAACGCGCTTTCATCGCCGCCATAACAGGCGCAGCCGGGCGCATGATGGCAGAAGGCACGCGGGCGCTCGGCCAGCGCGCGGGCCAGACGTGCAAAGGCGGCATGGGCCTCGGCCCCGTCCTGCGCGCCGAGCAGCAGCGCGAAATCCTCGGCCACCTGCGCATCGCGCCCGGTGAGGGCCATGCGCAGGAAGGTCACGGCGGCCAGCTCGGCAGGCGCCAATTCCGCGGTGCGGCCCACGGGGGCAGCCCCGCGGGGCGCGCGGGGCGCAGGCCCCGAGGCGGGAAAGGCCGCGTGCTTCATTTGGTCAGGATCAGCTTGCCGGCGCGGGTAATGCGCAGGAAGTAGGTCT includes the following:
- the bfr gene encoding bacterioferritin; the encoded protein is MKGDAKVIEYLNAALRSELTAVNQYWLHYRMQDDMGLKGLADKSREESIEEMHHADKLITRILFLEGHPNLQKLDPLRIGETPKEMLEADLAAEHEARTLYKEARDHCEEVGDYVSKNLFEELMADEEGHIDFLETQLDLHDRVGEQNYAQINASTAADAE
- a CDS encoding bacterioferritin-associated ferredoxin, with translation MIVCHCQSINDRDIHAAIDWMRAADPETIITPGKIYHALGKRADCGGCMPLFLSTMRANTNLEVPPELRGLGTHRRRGKSA
- a CDS encoding imelysin family protein, translated to MTSKLKATLLATAIAAPLPALAGPAEVLANYADIAQAGYEDSLATAQTLQSAVDALIASPSDVTLEAAKHAWLAARVPYQQTEVFRFGNAVVDDWEGKVNAWPLDEGLIDYVDGGGATDENPLGGLNVVANPTLTISGEEIDATEITPALLSGTLHEADEIEANVATGYHAIEFLLWGQDLNGTENGAGNRPFTDYASGDACTGGNCDRRAAYLKAATDLLVTDLEEIVAAWSEGGEGHTAVTSDETAGLTAILTGMGSLSYGEQAGERMKLGVMLHDPEEEHDCFSDNTHNSHYYDGLGIQNVYLGEYQRVDGSVVSGESLASLVAAADPSLDAELTAALAHTMRELGQIKTAAEAGYSYDQMLAAGNAEGEALVMGAVDALVAQTRSIERAVTALGLDGIEVEGSDSLDQPDAVFQ